In Nymphaea colorata isolate Beijing-Zhang1983 chromosome 5, ASM883128v2, whole genome shotgun sequence, one genomic interval encodes:
- the LOC116253807 gene encoding CASP-like protein 5B2 has product MKDLPGTPGTISGLLLRMGQCLFAAASIAAMVTATGFSSYTAFCYLIASMGLQVLWSLGLACLDAYALRIKRDLQNPVLVSLFVVGDWVTAILSLAAACSSAGVTVLYARDVGYCNNKNAPMPCQKFQLSVALAFGTWFLIALSSLIMFWLLASV; this is encoded by the exons atgaAGGATCTTCCGGGGACTCCGGGTACCATTAGCGGCCTGCTGCTCCGGATGGGTCAGTGTCTATTTGCGGCGGCTTCGATTGCCGCCATGGTGACGGCTACTGGCTTCTCTAGCTACACTGCTTTCTG CTATTTGATTGCTTCAATGGGCCTTCAAGTATTGTGGAGCCTGGGCCTAGCATGTCTGGATGCCTATGCCTTGAGAATCAAGAGAGACTTGCAGAATCCTGTCCTAGTGAGCCTGTTTGTTGTTGGTGACTGG GTTACGGCGATACTTTCTCTTGCAGCAGCATGCTCATCAGCCGGGGTGACGGTTCTTTATGCAAGGGACGTGGGATATTGCAATAACAAGAATGCTCCCATGCCATGCCAAAAGTTTCAGCTTTCAGTTGCTCTGGCGTTTGGTACCTGGTTTCTCATAGCACTTTCCTCACTCATAATGTTTTGGCTTTTGGCTTCTGTCTGA